The following coding sequences lie in one Crassostrea angulata isolate pt1a10 chromosome 10, ASM2561291v2, whole genome shotgun sequence genomic window:
- the LOC128165803 gene encoding uncharacterized protein LOC128165803, which produces MRKQRQVFFLILCVINASCGLLRVYKKSNENLPRLDHSKLLGRWYLLMDNRNSTVRDNTFGDFELTGDGKLLNHLYRYFPNTQECRSTSLLFQPLSSDPSPEHAVEFEVIRMSNKEVLGKQKVLYINDDKERGFVIMHQYPYLLKFVDVDVDVNLDVAYVYV; this is translated from the exons ATGCGTAAGCAAAGGCAAGTCTTTTTTCTCATACTTTGTGTCATTAATGCATCGTGCGGACTTTTAAGAGTGTATAAAAAGAGCAATGAAAATCTTCCCCGTTTGGATCATAGCAAG CTGTTGGGGCGTTGGTATCTGTTAATGGACAATCGCAATTCGACAGTTAGAGACAACACTTTTGGTGACTTTGAGCTGACAGGCGATGGAAAACTTTTGAATCACCTGTATCGTTACTTTCC AAACACCCAGGAATGTCGGTCGACAAGTCTTTTGTTCCAACCTCTGAGTTCAGACCCTTCACCAGAGCATGCGGTAGAGTTCGAGGTTATCCGAATGTCCAATAAGG AGGTACTAGGGaaacaaaaagttttatatatCAACGATGACAAAGAAAGAGGATTTGTAATCATGCACCAGTACCCATATTTACTAAAGTTCGTAGACGTAGACGTAGACGTAAACTTAGACGTAGCGTACGTTTACGTCTAA
- the LOC128165800 gene encoding putative nuclease HARBI1 isoform X1: MAAILFTLARERSLRRQRVFRDRTNPLDVFSDRELICRYRFPRRTIVDFIEQVDRRLSRPTNRSHPLPVSSMVLATLRVLSKGDFQSEAADIHGISQPSFSRMFMGVVDALNASLDNIIFPMGQEEILRTKEEFLRVANFPNVVGAIDGTLIPIIGMTGDDEHVFVCRKGFHAINMQGIVTADLRFTNIVCKYGGATHDAYILANSSIPEIMDQLPGGGWLLGDSGYPLRSWLMTPFLTPQAGQQEKYNASHIKTRNCVERAFGVLKSRFRCLHKTGGALAYTPSKCVRIIECCCRLHNRAIEDRIPAPATGQVPIFSDNDTFNAETIVNANAVNTRNIIVRRF, from the exons ATGGCGGCGATTTTGTTTACACTTGCGAGAGAGAGGAGTCTGAGACGTCAGAGAGTTTTCCGGGACCGGACTAACCCCTTAGATGTTTTCAGCGACCGAGAACTAATTTGCCGTTATCGATTCCCGAGGCGGACCATCGTTGATTTCATTGAGCAGGTGGACAGAAGACTTTCACGACCTACTAACAGGTCTCATCCTTTGCCTGTTTCATCTATG GTGTTGGCAACTCTTCGAGTTCTGTCCAAAGGAGACTTTCAGTCTGAGGCTGCTGACATACATGGTATTTCTCAACCCTCGTTCAGCAGAATGTTTATGGGAGTCGTTGATGCCCTGAATGCCAGCCTTGACAACATCATTTTTCCGATGGGGCAAGAGGAAATTCTTCGGACAAAGGAGGAATTTTTGAGGGTGGCAAATTTCCCCAACGTAGTTGGTGCCATTGATGGAACTTTGATTCCAATCATCGGAATGACTGGAGACGATGAGCATGTCTTTGTGTGCAGGAAAGGATTTCATGCCATAAATATGCAGGGAATCGTGACGGCTGACCtgag ATTTACAAACATCGTTTGCAAGTATGGGGGTGCCACACATGATGCATACATACTTGCAAACTCGAGCATTCCCGAGATAATGGACCAGCTGCCAGGTGGAGGATGGCTTTTAGGGGACAGTGGCTACCCCCTTCGTTCATGGCTAATGACTCCTTTCCTCACACCCCAAGCAGGACAACAGGAGAAGTACAATGCCAGTCACATCAAGACAAGAAACTGCGTTGAGAGGGCTTTTGGTGTCCTTAAGTCCAGATTTCG ATGTCTGCACAAAACAGGAGGAGCTTTGGCCTACACCCCTTCAAAATGTGTAAGGATCATCGAATGTTGCTGCCGCCTCCACAACAGGGCCATCGAAGACCGCATTCCAGCACCAGCAACGGGACAAGTACCCATCTTCTCTGATAATGACACTTTCAATGCTGAAACTATTGTCAATGCAAACGCAGTTAACACCAGAAACATCATTGTTAgaagattttaa
- the LOC128165800 gene encoding putative nuclease HARBI1 isoform X2, which translates to MAAILFTLARERSLRRQRVFRDRTNPLDVFSDRELICRYRFPRRTIVDFIEQVDRRLSRPTNRSHPLPVSSMVLATLRVLSKGDFQSEAADIHGISQPSFSRMFMGVVDALNASLDNIIFPMGQEEILRTKEEFLRVANFPNVVGAIDGTLIPIIGMTGDDEHVFVCRKGFHAINMQGIVTADLRFTNIVCKYGGATHDAYILANSSIPEIMDQLPGGGWLLGDSGYPLRSWLMTPFLTPQAGQQEKYNASHIKTRNCVERAFGVLKSRFRQMSAQNRRSFGLHPFKMCKDHRMLLPPPQQGHRRPHSSTSNGTSTHLL; encoded by the exons ATGGCGGCGATTTTGTTTACACTTGCGAGAGAGAGGAGTCTGAGACGTCAGAGAGTTTTCCGGGACCGGACTAACCCCTTAGATGTTTTCAGCGACCGAGAACTAATTTGCCGTTATCGATTCCCGAGGCGGACCATCGTTGATTTCATTGAGCAGGTGGACAGAAGACTTTCACGACCTACTAACAGGTCTCATCCTTTGCCTGTTTCATCTATG GTGTTGGCAACTCTTCGAGTTCTGTCCAAAGGAGACTTTCAGTCTGAGGCTGCTGACATACATGGTATTTCTCAACCCTCGTTCAGCAGAATGTTTATGGGAGTCGTTGATGCCCTGAATGCCAGCCTTGACAACATCATTTTTCCGATGGGGCAAGAGGAAATTCTTCGGACAAAGGAGGAATTTTTGAGGGTGGCAAATTTCCCCAACGTAGTTGGTGCCATTGATGGAACTTTGATTCCAATCATCGGAATGACTGGAGACGATGAGCATGTCTTTGTGTGCAGGAAAGGATTTCATGCCATAAATATGCAGGGAATCGTGACGGCTGACCtgag ATTTACAAACATCGTTTGCAAGTATGGGGGTGCCACACATGATGCATACATACTTGCAAACTCGAGCATTCCCGAGATAATGGACCAGCTGCCAGGTGGAGGATGGCTTTTAGGGGACAGTGGCTACCCCCTTCGTTCATGGCTAATGACTCCTTTCCTCACACCCCAAGCAGGACAACAGGAGAAGTACAATGCCAGTCACATCAAGACAAGAAACTGCGTTGAGAGGGCTTTTGGTGTCCTTAAGTCCAGATTTCGgcaa ATGTCTGCACAAAACAGGAGGAGCTTTGGCCTACACCCCTTCAAAATGTGTAAGGATCATCGAATGTTGCTGCCGCCTCCACAACAGGGCCATCGAAGACCGCATTCCAGCACCAGCAACGGGACAAGTACCCATCTTCTCTGA